The Desulfohalovibrio reitneri genome contains a region encoding:
- a CDS encoding ABC transporter permease: MGDFVFVAEIAVRSSVAVLLAALGEIVAERSGVLNLGVEGMMLMGALCGFATGLATGSALLAVLAAAAAGTLMALLHALFSVGLRSNQVLSGLALTILGMGLSTFLGRPLIGDQGVRLTALDVPLLADIPVLGEILFRQNAFAYLAYLLIPVLWWVLFRSETGLKIRACGEGAAAADAAGVSVARVRTLCTAFGGALAGVAGASLSLAYTPGWKAGMTAGQGWIAIAMVIFAAWGPFRAFAGAVLFGLFTALQFYFQATGSDLIPPAVLRMLPYLLTIAVLVLVNTVSKRGGPPRDLGLPFSREG, translated from the coding sequence ATGGGTGATTTCGTCTTTGTGGCCGAGATCGCGGTGCGTTCCTCGGTGGCGGTGCTTTTGGCCGCCCTGGGCGAGATAGTGGCCGAGCGTAGCGGTGTGCTCAACCTGGGCGTGGAGGGCATGATGCTCATGGGCGCGCTGTGCGGCTTCGCCACCGGGCTGGCCACCGGCTCAGCCCTGTTGGCGGTGCTGGCCGCGGCCGCCGCCGGGACGCTCATGGCCCTGCTGCACGCCCTCTTCTCCGTGGGCCTGCGCTCCAACCAGGTGCTCTCCGGCCTGGCCTTGACCATTCTGGGCATGGGGCTGTCCACCTTCCTGGGCCGCCCTCTCATCGGCGACCAGGGCGTGCGGCTGACCGCCTTGGACGTGCCCCTGCTGGCGGACATCCCGGTGCTGGGCGAAATTCTTTTCCGCCAGAACGCCTTCGCCTACCTGGCCTACCTGCTCATCCCCGTGCTGTGGTGGGTGCTGTTCCGCTCGGAGACCGGGCTGAAGATTCGCGCCTGCGGCGAGGGCGCGGCCGCGGCCGACGCCGCCGGAGTTTCCGTGGCCCGGGTGCGCACCCTGTGCACCGCCTTCGGCGGCGCGCTGGCCGGGGTGGCCGGGGCCTCGCTGTCCCTGGCCTACACTCCGGGCTGGAAGGCGGGCATGACCGCGGGGCAGGGCTGGATCGCCATCGCCATGGTCATCTTCGCGGCCTGGGGTCCGTTCCGGGCCTTCGCCGGGGCAGTGCTCTTTGGGCTGTTCACGGCATTGCAGTTCTATTTCCAGGCCACGGGATCGGACCTCATCCCCCCGGCGGTTCTGCGCATGCTGCCGTACCTTTTGACTATCGCCGTGCTGGTGCTGGTGAACACGGTTTCCAAACGCGGCGGCCCGCCCAGGGATCTGGGGCTGCCCTTCAGCCGCGAGGGCTGA
- a CDS encoding substrate-binding periplasmic protein, giving the protein MAARGVLLLAVVVGLAVFPLPAAATEDADNATALTAAAPDAPPYSIVDGEEVAGLLPDLLTAVGEKLGVSVRFQPCQDGECRQMIEAGTVDLSGGLTPLDRESVDWLEPSYAPRSGTAFFVRADSPWRIREYGDLHGLRIAVDAEPARFPRFKADNSLDKRETGGPQESLLLLVRGEVEVVACPEAACGWYVKALRLSGRVRRCVYGHPGEGGLRLGSSRASPRAELAGEFSRALSELRDSGRLEEIRVRWLD; this is encoded by the coding sequence GTGGCCGCGCGCGGTGTTCTGCTCCTGGCCGTGGTCGTGGGGCTGGCCGTGTTCCCGCTCCCGGCCGCCGCTACGGAGGACGCGGACAACGCCACCGCGCTGACGGCGGCCGCGCCCGACGCCCCGCCGTACTCCATCGTCGATGGGGAGGAGGTCGCCGGGCTGCTGCCCGACCTGCTAACGGCCGTGGGGGAGAAGCTGGGGGTGTCCGTCCGTTTTCAACCCTGCCAGGACGGGGAGTGCCGCCAGATGATCGAGGCCGGCACCGTGGACCTGTCCGGCGGCCTGACGCCGCTGGACAGGGAAAGCGTGGACTGGCTGGAGCCGTCCTACGCGCCTCGCTCGGGCACGGCCTTTTTCGTCCGCGCTGACTCTCCCTGGCGAATCCGCGAATACGGCGATCTGCACGGGCTGCGCATCGCCGTGGATGCGGAACCCGCCCGCTTTCCCCGTTTCAAGGCCGACAATTCCCTGGACAAGCGGGAAACGGGCGGTCCCCAGGAATCCCTTCTGCTGCTGGTGCGCGGCGAGGTGGAGGTGGTGGCCTGCCCCGAGGCTGCCTGCGGCTGGTACGTCAAGGCCCTCCGCCTCTCCGGCCGCGTGCGCCGCTGCGTGTACGGCCACCCGGGGGAGGGCGGGCTGCGTCTGGGCAGCTCCCGCGCCTCGCCCCGGGCGGAGTTGGCCGGGGAGTTCTCCCGCGCCTTGTCCGAACTGCGGGACAGCGGCCGCCTGGAGGAAATCCGCGTCCGCTGGCTGGACTAG
- the mtnP gene encoding S-methyl-5'-thioadenosine phosphorylase, whose protein sequence is MRIGIIGGSGLDNPDILKSPRDEEVHTPFGQPNSTLRHGEIAGREVALLARHGRSHTHPPTQVNYRANIWALKEAGCDVVLATTAVGSLREEIDRGHLVVLDQFIDFTRRRDLTFHDRFEPHTPVHTPMADPFDERLRGLCIDACRELDIPHHERGTVVTIEGPRFSTRAESHMFRAWGADVINMSVAPECALANEAGLPYAALAMSTDYDCWKTDEEPVTWDEILRIFQQNAEKVTGVLRRVIAALE, encoded by the coding sequence ATGCGCATCGGCATCATCGGCGGCAGTGGCCTGGACAACCCCGACATCCTCAAGTCCCCCCGCGACGAGGAGGTCCACACCCCCTTCGGCCAGCCCAACTCCACCCTGCGCCACGGCGAGATAGCCGGGCGGGAGGTGGCGCTTCTGGCCCGCCACGGCCGCAGCCACACCCATCCGCCCACTCAGGTCAACTACCGGGCCAACATCTGGGCGCTGAAGGAGGCGGGCTGTGACGTGGTGCTGGCCACCACCGCCGTGGGCAGCCTGCGCGAGGAGATCGACCGGGGGCACCTGGTGGTCCTGGACCAGTTCATCGACTTCACCCGCCGCCGCGACCTGACCTTCCACGACCGCTTCGAGCCGCACACCCCCGTGCACACCCCCATGGCCGACCCCTTCGACGAGCGGCTACGCGGGCTGTGCATCGACGCCTGCCGCGAGCTGGACATCCCCCACCACGAACGCGGCACCGTGGTCACCATTGAGGGGCCGCGCTTTTCCACCCGGGCGGAGTCGCACATGTTCCGCGCCTGGGGGGCGGACGTCATCAACATGTCCGTGGCCCCGGAGTGCGCCCTGGCCAACGAGGCCGGGCTGCCCTACGCCGCCCTGGCCATGTCCACGGACTACGACTGCTGGAAAACCGACGAGGAGCCCGTCACTTGGGACGAGATTCTGCGCATCTTCCAGCAGAACGCCGAGAAGGTGACCGGCGTGCTGCGCCGCGTCATCGCGGCGCTGGAGTAG
- a CDS encoding adenine phosphoribosyltransferase, whose amino-acid sequence MDLRERIRDIPDYPKEGIVFFDISPLLSDPEAFRYAIDELAEKFKDSGATKIAAAEARGFIFGAPLAYKMGLPFVPIRKPGKLPYDTREVTYELEYGSDTLCMHVDAIEEGDKVLVIDDLLATGGTVGGVLELLKQAGAEIAGVGFIIELGFLDGGVKMKEFGHDHKCLLTIE is encoded by the coding sequence ATGGACCTGCGCGAACGTATCCGCGACATTCCCGATTATCCCAAAGAGGGCATCGTCTTTTTCGACATCAGCCCGCTTTTGTCCGACCCGGAGGCCTTCCGCTACGCCATCGACGAGCTGGCCGAGAAATTCAAGGATTCCGGGGCCACCAAGATCGCCGCGGCCGAGGCGCGCGGTTTCATCTTCGGCGCGCCCCTGGCCTACAAGATGGGCCTGCCCTTCGTGCCCATCCGCAAGCCCGGCAAGCTGCCCTACGACACCCGCGAGGTGACCTACGAGCTGGAGTACGGCTCCGACACCCTGTGCATGCACGTGGACGCCATCGAGGAGGGCGACAAGGTCTTGGTCATCGACGACCTGCTGGCCACCGGCGGCACCGTGGGCGGCGTGCTGGAGCTTCTCAAGCAGGCCGGGGCGGAGATCGCCGGAGTCGGCTTCATCATCGAACTGGGCTTCCTGGACGGCGGCGTGAAGATGAAGGAGTTCGGGCACGACCACAAGTGCCTGTTGACCATCGAATAG